Genomic DNA from Pseudomonas helmanticensis:
CCCACGGCAGTTCATAGACGCACTCCAGCAAAGTGTTGATCGAGCGCGGGATGGCTGGAATCACGCACTGACAAATTATTGACAGGCAACGGCCAGGCAATCGCCAGCCGTGGATCGTTTACCGACAGACCGCCCTCATGCTCCGGCGCGTAATCGGCGCTGTGCAGGTAGAGCAATTCGGCGTCTTCGCTGAGGGTCTGGAAACCGTGGGCGAAGCCGGCCGGAATCAACAGGCTGCGACCGTCGCCGGCCTTGAGGTGCTCGGCGTGCCAATGCAGAAAGGTCGCGGAATCGGGGCGCAGATCCACCGCGACATCCCACACTTCACCGCGCAGGCAGGTGATCAGTTTGGCCTCCGGCGCATTGCCATTCTGATAATGCAAACCACGCACACTGCCCTTCTCGCGAGTGCAGGAATGGTTGATCTGACGGATATGGAATTCGCTGCCAAACGCACTCAGGCTGCCCTCGCAGAACAGCCGGGCGAAGTGCCCGCGCTGATCTTCGAAGCGCTTGTGCTGGACGCTGAACAACCCGGCGAGCGGCAACGCCTTCAGGGAAAACTCGCTCACAGCGCGCCTCGGTACAGGTTCAGTTGGCCGAGGGTGACGTTGCGCATGTCATCGCCGTTCTGCCACGCCAGGTGCCAGTCGAGGGTCTGCGTCAGGCATTGCTGCAAGGTCCAGCGCGGTTGCCAGCCAAGGACCTGACGCGCGCGGCTGCTGTCCAGGCGCAACAGGCCGGCCTCGTGCAGTTCGCTTTTTTCGATGCGTAAGCCGCGCGCTTGCGGCCAGCGGCTGGCGAGCAATTCGACCACTTCGCCGACGCTGCACATGTCCGTCTCGCCCGGGCCGAAGTTCCACGCCCCGGCGTACTCCGGGCCCTCTTCGTAGAGACCGGCGGCGAGTTGCAGGTAACCGGCCAGCGGCTCCAGCGCGTGCTGCCACGGGCGCACGGCTTGCGGGTAACGCAGGGTCACCGGCTCGTCTGCGGTCCAGGCTTTCAGCACATCGGGGATCAGGCGCTCAGGGGCGAAATCGCCGCCGCCCAAGACGTTGCCAGCGCGCGCGGTGGCCAGCGCCAGACCGTGCTCGGCGTACTTGTCGGCCGGGAAGAACGACGCAGCATAAGATTGTGCAAGCAGTTCACAGCAAGCCTTGCTGCTGCTGTAAGGATCGTGGCCACCGAGGGCTTCGTCTTCACGGTACGGCCACAGCCATTCCTTGTTGGCGTAGACCTTGTCGGTGGTGACCAGCACGCAGGCACGCACGCAACCGACCTGACGAATCGCTTCGAGCAGGTTCAGCGTGCCCATGACGTTGCTGGAGTAAGTGCCCAGCGGATCGCGATAACCTTCGCGCACCAATGGTTGCGCGGCCAGGTGCAGAACGATTTCCGGCTCGGTGTCGGCGATGATTTCCAGCAGCGCGCCGAGATCACGCAGATCACCGCGTTGATCGTTGATGCCTTCGTGCACGCGCGCCAGTTCGAACAGGCTCGGCTCGGTCGACGGATCGAGGGAAAAGCCGCTGACTTGCGCGCCGAGGCTTTGCAGCCACAGGGTCAGCCAACTGCCTTTGAAACCGGTGTGACCGGTAACGAGAACGCGTTTACCGCGCCAGAAATCCGCACTCAAGCCCATTGCTTCCATGGGGCCTCCCCGCTCTGCCACAGCGCTTCGAGATGGTTTTTGTCACGCAGGGTGTCCATCGGATGCCAGAAGCCTTCGTGTTCGAAAGCTTTCAGTTGTTCATCTGCGGCCAAACGCGCCAACGGCTCGGCTTCCCAGGTGGTGGCGTCATCGGCGATGTACGGCAGCACTTTCGGCGAGAGCACGAAAAAGCCTCCGTTGATCCAGCCACCGTCACCGCGAGGTTTTTCGGTGAAGCCCAGCACTTGATCGCCCTGACGCTCAAGCGCGCCATACCGACCCGGTGGCTGCACGGCGGTGACGGTCGCCAGACGGCCGTGGGCTTTGTGGTAATCCACCAGTTGCGCGATGTTGATATCGGAAACGCCGTCGCCGTAGGTGAAGCAGAACGCCTCTTCATCCTTGAGGTAACGGCCGGCACGCAGCAGACGGCCACCGGTCATGGTTTCCTCACCGGTGTCGATAAGGGTGACGCTCCACGGCTCGCTGTAATTCTGATGCACATCCATGCGGTTTTCGCGCATGTTGAAAGTGACGTCGGAGGTGTGCAGGAAGTAGTTGGCGAAGAAATCCTTGATCGCGTAGCCCTTGTAGCCCAGGCAGATCACGAAGTCGTGAATTCCGTGGGCGGAATACTGCTTCATGATGTGCCAGAGAATTGGCTTGCCGCCGATCTCGATCATCGGCTTGGGCTTGAGGTGCGACTCTTCACTGATGCGCGTGCCGAGGCCACCCGCCAAAATTACTGCCTTCATCGTCTCCCCTCTCGCTCGTCACAGGGCTGCGCAAGGCTTTGTTGAGCTGTGCGAGCCTTCTGGCTAAACCTTTTGCCGCTGCGGGCGCTGCTGAGCGCTCGTTTTATGGCGATTTGAGGGGTACTTGCAGGAAACGCGCCAGCTCGGCAAGCCCCGCGTCCGGGGCACAAAGGCCCATGAAAAAAGGGATGAATCCGTCAGCGGAATCATCCCTTTGATCAAGCTACAGCTGTGGTTTGAATGGATCAGCCAAACATGGCGAACGCATCACCACTGGTTGGCAGATCATAGACCTGGCCGTCGGCGGTCTGGATATGCTCGATGGTGTTGAAGCCCGCGTACCAGTCCGCCAGTTTCACGCCGTTGTCCGGCACACCACTGCCGGTGTCATTGGCACTGTGCAGATAGGCGTCGTTACCGATGCGGGTCACGCTCAACTGACCGGTATTGGCAATGGTGTTGAGGATCAGGGTGTCGTCCATGTCCAGCCCTTCATCCTGAATCGTCACCAGCCCGATGGTGTTCACCACGTAGGTGTCATTGCCGTAACCACCATAAGCACTGACGCCGGAGAGTGCCTGGCTGGAGAAATTGATGATCAACTGGTCATCGCCCTGCCCGCCAAAGGCAACCCCGCTTCCCAGCGTGATCGTGTCATTGCCGTCATCGCCACTGGCCCAAGTGAACAGGTCGTTGCTGGCAGCGACGATGACATCATTGCCCGCGCCGCCTGAAAGCGTATCCGACTGCCCTGCAGCATCCTGCCCGGACGCCAGACCGCCGTAGAGGTGGTCATTGCCATCGCCGCCCTGAATCTGGTCGTCGCCCGCACTGCCCTCCAGAATGTTGTCGTCCGAATTGCCTTCAAGGGAGTCATTGAACTGACTGCCGCGCAGGCCTTCGATATCAATGTAAACGTCATAAAGAGCAATGCCGCTCTGCGGGCCCCAGTTGAGGGAGGCGCTCAAACCTTCAGTGCTGTCGCCGTAACTGACGATGTCGATACCGGCTCCACCTTCGAAGCGATCGCCACCCGCACCACCGTACAACACATCATTGCCGGCGCCAGAGACGATGGTGTTGCTCTCGTCATTGCCGTAGCCGGTAAAGTCGGCAGTCCCGGTATACGTCAGGTTTTCAATGAACGGATCAAGGTGCATCGCAGACAGATTGGTGTACAGATGATCGGTTCCGCCTCGAAAATCACCCTCCTCTTCAATAGTCACTCCGGCGCTATTGATGATGTAGATATCGTCCCCGTCACCACCCGCGACAGTCACGCCAGCGACATTGACGGTGTAGTGGTCAGCACCCGATGTACCGATGACTTTTTCCACGTTTCGCAGTGTGTCGCCCTCTGCGTTGACGCCATCACCGCCGATCAGCAGGTTGACGGAATCAAAGGCGGATCGATAATTGACGGTGTCGTAACCAGCGGCACCATCAACGATCATCGAGCCTTGATGACGATAAATCACGTCATCGAAATTCGAACCCTGAATCGCTTCAATGCCAGTGAAAGTGTCGCCATAAGCGATGGTCAGACCGTCGAAGTTGCTGAAGTCCTCGACCCGTACACCCTCAAGGCTATCGCTGTAGCTGACCGTGTCGAAGCCATCGCCACCGACAAAGTGATCGGCGCCCGCGCCGCCCCACAACCAGTCATTACCGGCGCCGCCAATGATTTCGTTGTCACTGGCATTGCCGTAACCGCTGAAATCGCCGGTACCGGTGAACGTCAGCTTCTCGATAAACGGGTCCATCTTGATGGTATTGAGGCTGGTGCGCAGCTCATCGTAGCCAAGATGATCCTCCTCGGTGATCGTCACGCCCTCGCCGTCGACAATGTAAACATCATCACCGACGCTGCCCTCCAGCGTCACACCCGCCACCGAACTGGTGAACGTATCGTTGTGAAAGCTACCGAATACTTTCTCCACTCCAATCAGGGTATCGCTCTTGCCATCGGGGCCGGTGACCGTAGCCACACCGCCGCCAAACTCGACATTGATCCCCGAGGACATTGCGTAGTAGCTCGCCGCGTCAAAACCTTCACCGCCATCCAGTACGTCTGATCCCGCGCTGCCCAGCAGTAAATCATCCGACTCCAGTCCATAGAGTTGGTCATTATCGTCGGTGCCCAACAGGACATCCGCTTCACTCGTTCCATTTAAGACAGCCATTTGCGTCTTCCTTGTGTTGTTGAAACCGGATCTTCCATGGGTGCGATGCAAACCGAGGCAGCACGGCCGCCCCGTCTATACACCCGCAGGCAAACAAACGAATAACGGGGTATCGACTGAAGAAATCCAAAGCTTGAGGCTGGCGGGAGAAATCTCTGCTGATCGATGTAAGTACGTATTTCAAGGTACAAAAAAAGGCGACCCGAAAAGGTCGCCTTTTTTGATACGTCGCAAGCCGATCAGTCGGCCAGCCAGCCGTATTCCCAGTAGCGCAGGTTATCGCCGCGCAGCACGTAATCGCGCAGCACCACCTCCCGCAAATCATCCCCCATGCGATAGCTGGCATCCGGGTCAGACAGGTGCATGCGAATTGCCTGCAACCATTCATCCGTGGTGTTGGTCTTGACGCGAGTGCACGGCAGGTAGCCGCGATACGCTTCGGTGTCGGTACAAACCACCGGATAACCACAAGCACCGTACTCAAGCAGGCGCAGGTTGCTCTTGCAGTCGTTGAATATGTGGAACTCAAGCGGTGCCAGCGCCAGGTCAAGGTTGAGGCTTGCCAGTTTCGCCGGATACACGTCGAGCGGGATCACCCCATGGAACTCGTGCATGTATGGCCGCAGATCATCCGGGCACATGCCAAAAAATACCCAGTCGACCTCATTGGCCAGTTCGCGGACGACATCCGCGATTACCGCCAGGTCACCGTGATGACTGGTGCCTCCACCCCAGCCAACTCGCGGCTTTTTCGAGGTACGACGCTGACTGCGCAAGTTGCTCCACAAATCTTTGGCCAACATGTTCGGCACGACACGAATGTCGTGATGCATGTCCGACAGGACGTTGGCCAGCGGCTGAGTGGATACGACCACGCGATCACACAGCCCGATTGCGCGACGCACCATGCGCTCCATGTCCTGCTTGCTCGGCATGTTGCGGATGTGCGCATTGCGATGCGGGACGTCGATGACATAGTCATCGAGTTCGTAGATCCGCCGCGCACTGAAGTATTTTTTCAGCGGTGGAATTTCATCGATGGCGAGTTCCGAATAACGGCCTTGCAGAACAATCACATCGGGGGACTGGCGCTCGATATCAATGATCGATGGCAAACCGTAGCAAATGCGCCCTTCAATTCTGTTTGCCGCCTCCAACTCGATCATCGGCTGGCTCATGCGGTAATGACCAATGGCCGATGCATTGATTGGCACGACCAGTACATTGGGCAGCCGCGCCTTGGAAAATGGACTCCAACCGGTACGCAGACCCGGCTCAATACTGAAGCAGGTTGCACCAACACCCTGTAATGCCAGGTTGACGTTATAGGCTGGATCACGCGCTATAAGTGGCAGCCAGCGCTGGTAAAACGTGTCCAGCTCCTCGACGTGCACTTGCTCTTCTTCCTGCGTCGCCGCCGAGCCAGGCCGCGCCCCTACTGCAAGCGTGGCATAGGGATTCCATACCACCAAATAACCTTCCTGGCCGACTCGCAGACATAGATCCGCGATATTGAGCGATTGTTTCAGGTGCTGCTCGTCGAGTTTCCCGACAGCCTCGAAGACCGTCTTGCGGACCATCAGGCAGTCACCGCCCACTGCGCTCAGATCATGTACCGCCTGCAGGCGGAACATGTAGCCGTCAGACTGCATCGGCTGACCATAAAATGGCAGTCCCACCGGCCCTTGCAACCCAAGAATCAGACCGGCGTGCAGCACACATCCATCCGGGTTGAACAACCTCGCACCCACCACTCCGACCTCAGGGCGCTGCGCATGATTGAGCAGTTCGTCCAGCCAGTCCGCCCGGGTGATCACCGCAAAAGTATTAAGCATCACCACATATTCGCCGCGTGCGTGGCCTACCGCAAAATTGTACAAGGCCGCCGCATTACCCTTTTGCGGGAAGCTCAAAACGCGAATCCGGTCGCCGCCCAACTGCGCCATGCCATCCAGCCATGCCAACGCTTCAGCGCTTTCACTGCCATTGTCGACCAACACCAATTCATATTCGGTGTAAGCCGTCTTCTCCAACAGGGTTTCGACACAGCGCTGCAAGGCGGCGGTCTGATCCCGGGCAGTAATAATGACCGAGACCAGCGGCCGCCGGGCATGATGATAGTCGACACGATTGAGCAGCTCAGTGCTACCGCGACGAATCTCGTGGGCAACGCCCAGACGCTGCAAATGCGCTTCGAGCACGCGTGGGTTTTGCTCCACCACGCCGGGTTCGGCCAGCCACGCGGACAGATCGAATTTCGATTCCAGCAACACTTCGGCGATATGACCGATGACCTGTATGCCCTCGCTCTCGACCATGCGCAACAACACATCATGGGGGGCCAGTTCGGCGAACGCAGGATCAAACCCGCCGAGCGCCAGAAACTGCTCGCGCTTGAACGCCAAGGCACGTCCGACATAAGGATAACTGCGCATCAGATCCAGATTGAAATCCGGCTTGAATGCAGGCTCTACCGATTCGCCGCCACGCAGGCTGCCTTCATCGCTGTACAGACACGTCAGCGATGAGAAACGGGCAATTCGCTCGGCCATGACCAACAATGACGGCACTACCGGGCGATCGCCGGCCTGCAACAAGTAGAACCAGTCCGCGCCCTCCAACTGCGGCAACAGTGCGTTGATCTGCTCCAGACCGTCATCCTGCAACGGCATGCGGAACACTCGTCCATCCAGTTGCGCCTCAGTACAGGAAGCGGACAACACCAGAATCAGCTCAGGCAAATAATCCTGGGCAGCCAGCGCTTCCAGCGTGCGTTCGAGACCATCCTGTCTGCCCAACCCATCAATGATGATCGGTACGATTCGGGGTTGGTGCGACCAACCGGCAAGGGTTTCCGGCAGCAACTTGCGCTGCCCTTCAGTGAGCACCCGACACTCCAGCCATTGCGCATAAAGTTCAGCAAAACTGAAGCTGTCGACACCGACCGCCCATTCCTGACGGCTTTGCTTGGAACCCAGAGTTCGGCTCAGGGGAAGCTCTTCCCAAACCCTCGGCGATTCATCAGCCTTGGTCAAGGGAATGTAGCGAACCCATCCCTGTGCAGGCGCGGACTCACCGCTTCGAACCTTGAGCATTTGCGAGATCCACTCTCGCTCGACCTCAACCGCATCCTTCATGCGCTGTTGCGCGCTCAGTCGCTCTGGATAGAGTCGCTCGGCGCTCAGCACATTGTTGGACACCGCCAGATTGCCGCGCCGTAACAGACAGACATACAGGGCAAAATCCAGGGTCGCCACGAAGCAGCAACCCTCTTCAGTCAATGCCGGCAGCAACTCGACGATATCGGCACGCCGGAACAAGGCGTTGCTGAATCCGCCGAGAACGTTGACCGGGAATTTTTCAAATATACCCAGCAGATCGTCACCCTTGAGCAAGCCGCTGTAAGGTGACAAAGAGGTGTTTTCCAGACGCCCGGGCAAGATGATGTCGTTGGCATCCCAGAGCAGTCGCTGGGCCGTCACCAGACTGACCTCCTCGCGCAACATTTCATGGGCCTGCTGCTCGATGCAATTTGAATAGAGCAGGTCATCGTCACACAGAAACTTGATGAATTCGCCCTGCGCCTGACTCAGGCAGACCTTCAAATTGCCGACCATTCCCAGCGTCTGCGGGTTGCGCACATAGCGCACAACCACACCGGTCTGATCGACTACCGCGGCAACGATTTCCTCGATTGCGCTGCCGCGACTGTCATCGCACACAATGATTTCAAGATTGCCATAGCCTTGCCCGACGGCACTGCGCAGGGCCTTCTCGAAATATCGTGGATTGAAGGCAGGAATGACCAGACTGACAAGGGGAAGTGAATTCACGGCAGACTCGCAAGCGGCGGGAGCCCGCCCGGAACAGCGAGCCCTCTGGATACCGCAAAAAAAGACATTAGATACTCAAGAGCCAAAACAAACGGGCGCTTGCGCGCCCGGTTACCGTCAGATCTTGTTGAACAGGCCCAGCTGGCTGATCTTGCTGAATGCCAGTTGCGCCGCTTGCAGCATGGTTTGTTGCAGAGTCAGACGCGTCATGACTTCTGCCGGGTCCGAATCACGGATCGAGCCTTGAGTCGTGGTATTGGCGGTGCTCAGGCTCTGATTGGTGACGGTTTGCATATCCAGCGATTGACCGCGAGCACCGATTGAAGTGACAGCGGCGCCGACCTGATTGGAAGCGCTATCGATGTTACCTAGCCCCGCTTCCATGATGCCCTGGAATTTTTGCTTGGCGACGTCATTGCCATCGATCGGCGCATTCAACGCGGTCACCATCTGACCCAGCGTATCGAGGATATTCTGCGTCTGATGGTTGTTCGACTGGATCGAAAACTGATCACCGGCTGCAGGAGTGTTGCCCAATGCAAAGGTCACGCCCGCAGCGGTTGCGTTACCGCCAGCGACAGTGCCCGAGGACACTGGCTTGCTGTCAGCAGTGACAGGCGCCGCATACAAATCAAAAGCAGTGGCACTGGTGAACTTGAGGACTGCACCGCCCTGCGGGAAGGCGTTGCTGTAAGCCACAGGATCAGTGATGTTCGAACCGGTGATAACGGCGGTCGACGGGTTGCCCGGGCTACGTGCGGTAGTGAACGAGTCAGGCGTGGCCGACAATTGGAAGCTGTGCCCGGCGATCACGGCGTCGGGGTTGGTGTCACCCGCCTTGAGGTTGATGTTCAACTTCATGTCGACACCACGGAAGCTGACCGTCTGGTTGGCACCGCTGCTGTTGCTGATCAAACCATTCTGGGTTGCTTCAGCCGTAACATCATTACCCAGCGCATCGGTGATTTTCAGCTGCGTACTGCTGAGGAAGCTGACGGTGTAAGGCTCGCCGCCGGCAAATTTGGCGTTGTAGGTGGCAGCCGTTCCGACCGTACCGTTGGACAGCACGACACGACCGTCGTCAACCGGTGGAGAGGTCATGGTGGTGTTGGTGCGAGCGGTGTTGATGGTCTGCTGGAACGCGTCCCAGCCGGTAGTGTTGGTACCGACCGACATACCGTCGCCAATGCCCAGATTGATGGTGGTCTGGTCACCGTTGTAACTGTAAGTGCCGTCGTTGTTTTGCGAGTACGGCGCGGTATCGGTTTTCGAACCGGAAAACAGGTAGTTGCCGTCGGCATCCTTGGAGTTCATCAGGCCCAGGACTTGTTGCTGGATCTGCGACAGTTGCGCAGCGTAAGCCTGGCGGTCCTTGTCGGTAAGGTTGCCGTTGTTGGCGGCCAGGGAGATTTCCTTGGCACTCTGCAACGCCGTGGTGATGGAGTCCAGCGTGGTTTCCTGCACCGTCAGCGCACTCTTGGTGCTGCTGATGTTGGTGCTGTACTGATCCAGCATCGCGGCCTGCTGACCCAGTTGCAGCAAACGGCCGGCGCCGACCGGATCGTCGGAAGCGGTGTTGATGCGCGTCAGGCTGCTCGCCTCACTGGCGGTGGCAACGGCCTTGTTGAAGTTACGCTGATAGTCCGAAGCTTGCGTTCCGTAATACTGGGCGGTGGAAATGCGCATGAATTACGACTCCTTAAAGGCTGTTGATCAGCGTGGCGAAAGTTTCCTGCGCAGCTTTGATGATCTGCGAAGACGCTGTGTAGTACTGCTGGTATTTGACCAGGTTGCCGGTCTCTTCATCCAGGTTGACCCCGGACAACGAATCGCGGGCACCTTTGGCGTTATCGAGAATCGCCGAGGTCGCAGCGCTGTCGGACTTGCCTTGGGCGGTCTTGGTGCCGACGTTGGTGACCAGCTTGTTGTAGGCGTCAGTCAGGCTGATGCCCTTGCTCGCCGAACCGGTGTCGACGGTCTGCTTGGTTTGCAGGCCGACCAGCGCCTGCGCGTTGCGGTTGTCCGAAGACGCCGCACCGGTGAGGTTCATGGTGAAGGTTTCGCCGGACTTCGGCGTGCCGCCGACCGTGGTCTGCACGGTGAAGGTCTTCTGCACGTTCGGCGTGACGGTCGTGTCCATCACCGGGTTGCCGCTGGCATCGACGATGCCGACTTTGAGGTTCAGCGTGTTCGCCTGACCGGGAACGATGGTGCCGCTGCCGATGGTCGCGCCCTTGGCATCCACCAGGTTGTAAGACTGGCTACCGCCACTGGCCGCACCGAACACCAGTTTGACTGGCGTCGAATTCTTCAGCGCCGCCTGCATGTCTGCCTGGGCGGTCGGGTTGTAGATATTGATGCTGTCGCTGAGTGTCGGCTGAGTGTAAGTCCCCAGGCCGGCAGCGCTGGCCACACCGGTCAAGGGACCGGCCGCAGCGATTTTCTTCGGGTCGCTGAGAACGGTCTGGATGCTCGCCGCCGCGTTGCGGGTCGGCGTCACCTTGAAGCTGTCACCGGCGCTCAACGCACCGCCATTGAGCGACAGAGTGAAGCCGTCGATCACCGGTGGCGGGTTGGTGGTGGTGCTGAACGCGCCCAGGTCGGTGCCGTCGGACCGCTTGACAGTGTAGTCGGTGGCGCTGGTGAACGTGACTTGATAATCACTGGTGGTCAGCTTGCCGGTGTCCTTGATGGTGACATCAAGGTTGCCCGAACCGGTGCTGTTGCCCGACGCCGCGATGCTGCGCTGGCTGACCAGTGCAGCACTGTTGATGTTGTTGAACAGCGCCGCGCCGAAGTCACCGTTCTTGTCGATGCCTTGCGCTTGCTGGCTGTTGATCTGATCAGCCACCACCAGTGCAACACGACCCAGCTCATTGAGCGAAGGGTCGAGGACTTCTTTGCGATACGTCAGCAGACCGCCCATTTCGCCACCGCTCATCACCGAAGTGATGTCGAGGGTGCTCGAACCGCGGTCCATCTGAATGCCCATGCGCGACGGATCGTCTTTGAGCGGCACGGTGCTCAGGGTGTTGGTGGTGTTGCCGATCACCAGCGGCTGACCGCTGCCGACGTAGATGTCGAAGCTGGTACCGCGCTCGACGACCTGCGCACCGGTCAGCTCGGACAGTTGGCGCACGGCTTCGTTACGGCTGTCGAGCAGATCGTTCGGCGCACCGCCACTGGTGGAAATCTCGCCGATCTTCTGGTTCAGCGTGGCAATCGAACTGGCCAGCTTGTTGACCTGGGCGGCCATGTCACCAAGACTGCCGTTGATGCTGGTGTTCTGGTCGTTGAGCTGCTTGGCGAGGGTGTTGAAGCGGTTGGTCAAAGCCTGCGCGCCGGTCAGCACCGATTGACGGGAAGTGTCATCGGTGGCCGAGGTCGAAACGCCCTGCATCGAGGTGAAGAATTTTTGCAGCACACCGGTCAGGCCGGTATTGGTATCGGACAGCATCGAGTCCAGCGGCGTGGCCTGTGCCAGATAGGCCGCCGACTCGCTGTCGAGCGAGGTCGCGGTGTGCAACTGGCTTTCCAGGTACGAGTTGTAGACCCGGCGCACGTCGGCCAGGGTCGTGCCCGTGCCGATGAAGACGTTACCGAACTGCTGCGAGGATTTGGTCCCCTGCACGGTTTGCTGACGCGAATAACCGGCGGTGTCGACGTTGGCAATGTTGTTGCCTGTCGTAGCCAAAGAGGACTGGCTGGCCGACAGTCCCGACATCCCGATATTGAGCAAACTCATGGTTCAGACCTTATACCTTGTGCCTTATAAAGGCGTGGTGGATACACCCGCCGCAGCGTAGTTTTGGAAACTGTTCATCTGCTTGGCTATCTGCGAAATCTTTGTCGCGTAGTTCGGGTCGGTGGCGTAACCGGCCTTCTGCAACTCGCGTACAAACTGTTCTGGGTTATCGGCAGACTTCACGACATCTTGATAGCGATTATTGGTCTGCAGCAAAGTCACCAGATCGTGGAAGCTGTCCTTGTAGGAAGCATAGGAACGGAACTCCGCCGTCTCCTTGACCATCTGCCCGTCGCGGAATTCGCTGGTGATCGCCCGGGCCGAATCGCCCTTCCAGTTGCTGCTCGCCTTGATGCCAAACAGGTTGTGGCTGCTGCTGCCATCCTGGGCGCGCATGACCGATTTGCCCCAACCGGTTTCCAGTGCCGCCTGTGCGACCAGATAACGCGGATCGACGCCGATACGGTCGGCGGCTTCCTTGGCCATCGGCAACATGGTGTTGACGAACTCGTCGGCGGAACTGAAGGCTTTCTTCGCCGGCGCCAACGGGATCTGCGCCATCGCACGGCCGTAAATCTGCATCTGCCCGCCGGTGGCTTTATCGCTTTCGGCACGGGCCAGCCAGTCGCCGTTGTACAACGGGCCTGCGCCAGTAGCGACGGCGGTGGTGGCGCGTGGCAGCACGGTATTCGATGCCGGCGTGGCATTCGTCGTGGCCGACGGCACCAGACCTGCGAGCAGACGATCAGCCAGTTTCGGCGGCAAGGCCAGACGACGCTTGTTGATCATCGCCATGTCATTGCTGTGCGAAATGCCTGCGGTGTTCGACACACGCCCGGAACGCGAAGCCCACAACGGACGCTCGCCATTGACCCGCGACAACGGACCGTTGGTGGCGGTGGTGCCAGCAGCAACCGGCGTGGCCACCGCAGCGACTTTGGCCCGAGCTTCTTCCTGCTTGGCGGCGGACGCGGCGGCAGCCTCACCCGGCGCCATCGGTTTGTTCTTCTGCATCTGGCGCAACAGCACGTCAGCCAGGCCGATACCACCGCCCTCGCGGGACATGGAAACGGCCAGTTGCTGATCGGACATTTCCTGATATTGCTTGGCCGCCGGGGTGTTGAGCGGATTGTCCTGACCCAGCGTTTCGGTGGCCGAACGCATCGATTTGAGCATTTCACCAATGAACAGCGACTCGAATTCCTGCGCCACCTTGCGCATGTTGCCGTCGCTGTTCTTGTCGCCGACTTTCAGCTTATTCAGGCGATTGAGGTCGGAGTACGA
This window encodes:
- the rfbF gene encoding glucose-1-phosphate cytidylyltransferase, yielding MKAVILAGGLGTRISEESHLKPKPMIEIGGKPILWHIMKQYSAHGIHDFVICLGYKGYAIKDFFANYFLHTSDVTFNMRENRMDVHQNYSEPWSVTLIDTGEETMTGGRLLRAGRYLKDEEAFCFTYGDGVSDINIAQLVDYHKAHGRLATVTAVQPPGRYGALERQGDQVLGFTEKPRGDGGWINGGFFVLSPKVLPYIADDATTWEAEPLARLAADEQLKAFEHEGFWHPMDTLRDKNHLEALWQSGEAPWKQWA
- a CDS encoding calcium-binding protein gives rise to the protein MAVLNGTSEADVLLGTDDNDQLYGLESDDLLLGSAGSDVLDGGEGFDAASYYAMSSGINVEFGGGVATVTGPDGKSDTLIGVEKVFGSFHNDTFTSSVAGVTLEGSVGDDVYIVDGEGVTITEEDHLGYDELRTSLNTIKMDPFIEKLTFTGTGDFSGYGNASDNEIIGGAGNDWLWGGAGADHFVGGDGFDTVSYSDSLEGVRVEDFSNFDGLTIAYGDTFTGIEAIQGSNFDDVIYRHQGSMIVDGAAGYDTVNYRSAFDSVNLLIGGDGVNAEGDTLRNVEKVIGTSGADHYTVNVAGVTVAGGDGDDIYIINSAGVTIEEEGDFRGGTDHLYTNLSAMHLDPFIENLTYTGTADFTGYGNDESNTIVSGAGNDVLYGGAGGDRFEGGAGIDIVSYGDSTEGLSASLNWGPQSGIALYDVYIDIEGLRGSQFNDSLEGNSDDNILEGSAGDDQIQGGDGNDHLYGGLASGQDAAGQSDTLSGGAGNDVIVAASNDLFTWASGDDGNDTITLGSGVAFGGQGDDQLIINFSSQALSGVSAYGGYGNDTYVVNTIGLVTIQDEGLDMDDTLILNTIANTGQLSVTRIGNDAYLHSANDTGSGVPDNGVKLADWYAGFNTIEHIQTADGQVYDLPTSGDAFAMFG
- a CDS encoding dTDP-4-dehydrorhamnose 3,5-epimerase family protein, with amino-acid sequence MSEFSLKALPLAGLFSVQHKRFEDQRGHFARLFCEGSLSAFGSEFHIRQINHSCTREKGSVRGLHYQNGNAPEAKLITCLRGEVWDVAVDLRPDSATFLHWHAEHLKAGDGRSLLIPAGFAHGFQTLSEDAELLYLHSADYAPEHEGGLSVNDPRLAIAWPLPVNNLSVRDSSHPALDQHFAGVRL
- the rfbG gene encoding CDP-glucose 4,6-dehydratase, encoding MEAMGLSADFWRGKRVLVTGHTGFKGSWLTLWLQSLGAQVSGFSLDPSTEPSLFELARVHEGINDQRGDLRDLGALLEIIADTEPEIVLHLAAQPLVREGYRDPLGTYSSNVMGTLNLLEAIRQVGCVRACVLVTTDKVYANKEWLWPYREDEALGGHDPYSSSKACCELLAQSYAASFFPADKYAEHGLALATARAGNVLGGGDFAPERLIPDVLKAWTADEPVTLRYPQAVRPWQHALEPLAGYLQLAAGLYEEGPEYAGAWNFGPGETDMCSVGEVVELLASRWPQARGLRIEKSELHEAGLLRLDSSRARQVLGWQPRWTLQQCLTQTLDWHLAWQNGDDMRNVTLGQLNLYRGAL